The Leptospira paudalimensis region AGGACAGTAACTCGATTTTAATCAGTTTGGATTTTGGTATGCAGATAAAAAATATTTTTCTCAAACTCTTATTACTCTCTCTACTAACAACATTAGATTCCTATCACCTTCTCTCTCAAACAAAAGGGAATGAGAGTAACAAAACACTTCCATTGTCTGGCGAAATTTGGTATGTAACAAGCCCTCGCGGATTGAATTTGAGATCAACTCCTTCTGAAAAATCCCAAGTTGTATCAAAACTTCCCAACAAAAGTAGTGTCAAAATTTTAAAACAAAATCAGGAGTTAGTCCAAGCGAAAATCAAATTCTTAGATGCGATCACACCTGAAACTAACAAACCAAACCAAATCCTTCTGGAAGGAACATGGGTAAAAGTAGAAATCAATGGAAAGGAAGGGTATGCATTCAGTCCACTCCTTAGCCCTTACCCACCAAGTCGAAATGACGAATTTAGAACTGGTTATGATATCACCCCTTATCTTGTTAGGATCTTTACTCTTAAAAAAATTTCCTCTGATAAAAAACAAATCGCAGAAGACCAAACCAGCTACACTCAAATTTTCGAATCATACAAATCGGAATTAGGTGTCACTCTAAATGTAGAACAGAGTGAAAATGAATATGGATGGGGAAAAGCTGTTTTATTTTTACCGAATTGGAAACTCGAAACAGCATTCGTATTTTTTTATTCCATCTTTTCATCACCTGATTTTAAAATAAAAGATTTGAGTTATATAAAAGAAACTTCGGCCGAATATTCTTTGGATGAAATTCCAAACACTATATCATTTCGAAAAAACAAAACAGGTGTCACGATTGAATGGGCATGGGGTGCAGATTAAAGTTTTCAATGGCCTCCTCCTCCGTGTCCTCCTCCACTAGACCCACCACTACTCCCTCCACCACTGCCAGAGGAAGAATGCCCGCCTCCTCCGGATGAAGAATGTCCTCCACCTCCAGAACGACTCCCTGACCGAGAAGATGAATTAGTTGAAAAGACAGAATTTTTTGTCGAATCACAACTGGAGTAACATCCCATGTACAGAACTGGACAAGTAAGATTC contains the following coding sequences:
- a CDS encoding SH3 domain-containing protein, which encodes MTRLWKSIEEKDSNSILISLDFGMQIKNIFLKLLLLSLLTTLDSYHLLSQTKGNESNKTLPLSGEIWYVTSPRGLNLRSTPSEKSQVVSKLPNKSSVKILKQNQELVQAKIKFLDAITPETNKPNQILLEGTWVKVEINGKEGYAFSPLLSPYPPSRNDEFRTGYDITPYLVRIFTLKKISSDKKQIAEDQTSYTQIFESYKSELGVTLNVEQSENEYGWGKAVLFLPNWKLETAFVFFYSIFSSPDFKIKDLSYIKETSAEYSLDEIPNTISFRKNKTGVTIEWAWGAD